The Nakamurella deserti genome contains a region encoding:
- the argF gene encoding ornithine carbamoyltransferase: MIRHFLRDDDLTPDELTAVLDRADTYKADRTGFTPLAGKAVAVVFEKNSTRTRLSFEVGIAQLGGQPVIVDGRTSQLGREETIEDTSRVLSRYVDAIAIRTFAQRRIDALASAASVPVINALTDEFHPCQVLADLQTVRERKGTLAGLTLTYLGDGNNNMAHSLMLGGANAGMHVRVASPTGFDPLPWVGTDAKERAAQTGGSVTMVADPHAAVDGADVLVTDTWTSMGQENDGLDRVGPFRPYQLDAALLGRAAEAAIVLHCLPAHRGWEITDEVLDGPQSAVWDEAENRLHAQKALLAFLLER, translated from the coding sequence ATGATCCGGCACTTCCTGCGGGACGACGACCTCACGCCCGACGAGCTCACCGCGGTGCTCGACCGGGCCGACACCTACAAGGCCGACCGCACCGGTTTCACCCCGCTGGCCGGCAAGGCCGTCGCCGTGGTCTTCGAGAAGAATTCCACCCGGACCCGGCTGTCGTTCGAGGTCGGTATCGCCCAGCTCGGCGGGCAGCCGGTCATCGTCGACGGACGCACCTCCCAGCTCGGGCGGGAGGAGACCATCGAGGACACCTCCCGGGTGCTGTCGCGCTACGTCGACGCCATCGCCATCCGCACCTTCGCCCAGCGGCGGATCGACGCGCTGGCGTCCGCGGCCTCGGTCCCGGTGATCAACGCGCTGACCGACGAGTTCCACCCCTGCCAGGTCCTCGCCGACCTGCAGACCGTGCGGGAGCGCAAGGGCACCCTCGCCGGGCTCACCCTGACCTACCTCGGCGACGGCAACAACAACATGGCGCACAGCCTGATGCTGGGCGGTGCCAACGCCGGCATGCACGTGCGGGTCGCCTCCCCGACGGGCTTCGACCCGCTGCCGTGGGTCGGGACCGACGCCAAGGAGCGGGCGGCGCAGACCGGCGGCTCGGTGACGATGGTCGCCGATCCGCACGCCGCGGTCGACGGTGCCGACGTGCTGGTCACCGACACCTGGACCTCCATGGGCCAGGAGAACGACGGGCTGGACCGGGTCGGCCCCTTCCGCCCGTACCAGCTCGACGCCGCTCTGCTGGGCCGGGCGGCGGAGGCGGCCATCGTGCTGCACTGCCTGCCGGCGCACCGCGGCTGGGAGATCACCGACGAGGTCCTCGACGGTCCCCAGTCCGCCGTCTGGGACGAGGCCGAGAACCGGCTGCACGCCCAGAAGGCGCTGCTGGCCTTCCTTCTCGAGCGGTGA
- the argH gene encoding argininosuccinate lyase, whose product MTTSDAASGAAPLKLWGGRFAGGPADALAALSKSTHFDWVLAPFDIAGSKAHAKVLNQAGLLTPDELTAMHAGLDTLLADVLSGAFVASDDDEDVHTALERGLLDRVGKDLGGKLRAGRSRNDQVATLFRAYLRDAARRVGLLIVDLQEALLAQAEAHPGAAMPGRTHFQHAQPVLLAHQLAAHAQALSRDVDRLRDWDKRAAVSPYGGGALAGSSLGLDPASIAKDLGFDGPAANSIDGTASRDFAAELAFVLAMTAVDLSRWSEEIIVFTTAEFGYATLDDAYATGSSIMPQKKNPDIAELARGKSGRLIGNLAGLLATLKGLPLAYNRDLQEDKEPVFDSVAQLEMVLPALTGLTATLTFHVDRLAEMAPAGFSLATDIAEFLVREGVPFRVAHEAAGECVRLAESSGRELHELTDDEFAAIDAALTPRVRDVLTVAGSLASRDGVGGTAPARVAEQLAQLRDVTRTDRAWLQRGVHG is encoded by the coding sequence ATGACGACCTCCGACGCCGCTTCCGGTGCCGCCCCGCTGAAGCTGTGGGGCGGGCGGTTCGCCGGCGGTCCGGCGGACGCACTGGCCGCCCTCTCGAAGTCGACCCACTTCGACTGGGTGCTGGCGCCGTTCGACATCGCGGGCTCCAAGGCCCACGCGAAGGTCCTCAACCAGGCCGGGCTGCTGACGCCGGACGAATTGACCGCGATGCACGCGGGGCTGGACACCTTGCTCGCCGACGTCCTCAGTGGCGCGTTCGTCGCCTCCGACGACGACGAGGACGTGCACACCGCCCTCGAACGCGGCCTGCTCGACCGTGTCGGCAAGGACCTCGGCGGCAAGCTGCGGGCCGGCCGTTCCCGCAACGACCAGGTCGCGACGCTGTTCCGCGCCTACCTCCGGGATGCCGCCCGCCGCGTCGGCCTCTTGATCGTGGATCTCCAGGAGGCGCTGCTGGCCCAGGCCGAGGCGCACCCGGGTGCGGCGATGCCCGGCCGTACGCACTTCCAGCACGCGCAGCCGGTGCTGCTGGCCCACCAGCTGGCGGCGCACGCCCAGGCGCTGTCCCGCGACGTCGACCGCCTCCGGGACTGGGACAAGCGGGCGGCGGTGTCGCCCTACGGCGGCGGCGCGCTGGCCGGATCGTCGCTCGGCCTCGATCCGGCGTCGATCGCGAAGGATCTGGGCTTCGACGGTCCGGCGGCCAACTCGATCGACGGCACCGCCTCGCGCGACTTCGCGGCGGAGCTGGCGTTCGTGCTGGCGATGACCGCCGTGGACCTGTCGCGCTGGTCGGAGGAGATCATCGTCTTCACCACCGCGGAGTTCGGGTACGCGACGCTGGACGACGCCTACGCGACCGGGTCGTCGATCATGCCGCAGAAGAAGAACCCGGACATCGCCGAGCTGGCCCGCGGCAAGTCCGGCCGTTTGATCGGCAACCTCGCGGGCCTGCTGGCCACGCTGAAGGGGCTGCCACTGGCCTACAACCGGGATCTCCAGGAGGACAAGGAGCCGGTCTTCGACTCGGTCGCCCAGCTCGAGATGGTGCTGCCGGCCCTGACCGGGCTGACCGCCACGCTGACCTTCCACGTCGACCGGCTGGCCGAGATGGCACCGGCCGGCTTCTCGCTGGCCACCGACATCGCCGAGTTCCTGGTCCGGGAGGGCGTGCCGTTCCGGGTCGCCCACGAGGCCGCCGGGGAGTGCGTGCGGCTGGCCGAGTCCTCCGGTCGCGAACTCCACGAGCTCACCGACGACGAGTTCGCGGCCATCGACGCCGCGTTGACCCCGCGGGTGCGGGACGTGCTCACCGTGGCCGGGTCGCTGGCCTCGCGGGACGGCGTCGGCGGCACCGCTCCGGCGCGCGTCGCCGAGCAACTCGCGCAGCTGCGGGACGTGACGCGCACCGACCGGGCCTGGTTGCAGCGCGGTGTCCACGGCTGA
- a CDS encoding DNA-3-methyladenine glycosylase: protein MSTADGHRLGRDFFARESDVVARELLGRVVRTGSGESTVAVRLTETEAYHGATDAASHAYRGETARTAVMFGPAGHLYLYFVYGMHWCANVVTGQPGTASAVLLRAGEVVDGVPLAQARRPAERSTRKLASGPARLAAVLGWGTGDAARAANGRDLCAAGGPGEVLDAPVDPFDITTGPRVGVAAAAEEPLRFWISGDPTVSAYRPRVPRPRNRGTG, encoded by the coding sequence GTGTCCACGGCTGACGGTCACCGGCTGGGCCGGGACTTCTTCGCCCGCGAGTCCGACGTGGTGGCCCGCGAGCTGCTGGGCCGGGTCGTCCGGACCGGCTCGGGGGAGTCGACCGTCGCCGTCCGGCTCACCGAGACCGAGGCCTACCACGGTGCGACCGACGCGGCCTCGCACGCCTACCGAGGTGAGACGGCCCGCACCGCGGTGATGTTCGGGCCGGCCGGCCACCTCTACCTGTACTTCGTCTACGGCATGCACTGGTGCGCCAACGTGGTGACCGGGCAACCGGGGACCGCGAGTGCGGTGCTGCTCCGGGCCGGAGAGGTCGTCGACGGGGTGCCGCTGGCCCAGGCCCGGCGCCCGGCGGAACGCAGCACCCGGAAGCTGGCGTCCGGGCCGGCGCGGTTGGCCGCGGTGCTGGGCTGGGGCACCGGCGACGCCGCCCGCGCCGCCAACGGGAGGGACCTGTGTGCCGCCGGGGGACCGGGCGAGGTGCTCGATGCCCCGGTGGACCCGTTCGACATCACGACGGGCCCGCGGGTCGGCGTGGCGGCCGCCGCAGAGGAGCCGCTCCGGTTCTGGATCAGCGGGGATCCGACGGTCAGCGCCTACCGCCCGCGCGTGCCGCGGCCGCGGAACCGGGGGACCGGGTGA
- the argG gene encoding argininosuccinate synthase has protein sequence MSKVLESLPQGQKVGIAFSGGLDTSVAVAWMRENGAVPCAYTADLGQYDEPDLSGVPGRAREYGAEIARIVDCRAALVEEGLVALACGAFHIRSAGLTYFNTTPLGRAVTGTLLVRAMAEDEVDIWGDGSTYKGNDIERFYRYGLLANPRLRIYKPWLDTRFVSELGGRTEMSQWLLARDLPYRASVEKAYSTDANIWGATHEAKTLEQLDTSVEIVEPIMGVAHWDQSIAIAPEDVTLRFERGRPVAINGVDYTDPVALVNEANTIGGRHGLGMSDQIENRIIEAKSRGIYEAPGMALLFAGYERLVNAIHNEDTVAAYHNEGRKLGRLLYEGRWLDPQGLMLRESLQRWVGSAITGTVTLRLRRGNDYTILDTTGPALSYHPEKLSMERVADAAFGPSDRIGQLTMRNLDIADTRAKLELYAELGQLDATETLVGALRPGDAAAIASFEPTAAEAAAIDLASEAAAMEAGTD, from the coding sequence GTGTCCAAGGTTCTTGAATCCCTGCCCCAGGGCCAGAAGGTCGGCATCGCGTTCTCCGGAGGGCTCGACACCTCCGTCGCGGTCGCCTGGATGCGCGAGAACGGCGCCGTGCCGTGCGCCTACACCGCCGACCTCGGTCAGTACGACGAACCCGACCTGTCGGGCGTCCCGGGCCGTGCCCGGGAGTACGGCGCCGAGATCGCCCGCATCGTGGACTGCCGCGCCGCTCTCGTCGAAGAGGGCCTGGTGGCGCTGGCCTGCGGCGCCTTCCACATCCGCTCCGCGGGGCTCACCTACTTCAACACCACCCCGCTCGGCCGTGCCGTCACCGGCACCCTGCTGGTGCGGGCGATGGCCGAGGACGAGGTCGACATCTGGGGTGACGGCTCGACCTACAAGGGCAACGACATCGAGCGGTTCTACCGCTACGGGCTGCTCGCCAACCCACGGCTGCGCATCTACAAGCCATGGCTGGACACCCGTTTCGTGTCCGAACTCGGTGGCCGCACCGAGATGAGCCAGTGGTTGCTCGCCCGCGACCTGCCCTACCGCGCGTCCGTCGAGAAGGCCTATTCCACCGACGCCAACATCTGGGGCGCCACCCACGAGGCCAAGACCCTCGAGCAGCTCGACACCTCGGTCGAGATCGTAGAGCCCATCATGGGTGTCGCGCACTGGGACCAGAGCATCGCGATCGCGCCCGAGGACGTGACCCTGCGCTTCGAGCGTGGGCGCCCCGTCGCCATCAACGGCGTCGACTACACCGATCCCGTGGCGCTGGTCAACGAGGCCAACACCATCGGCGGCCGGCACGGACTGGGCATGTCCGACCAGATCGAGAACCGCATCATCGAGGCCAAGTCGCGCGGCATCTACGAAGCACCCGGGATGGCGCTGCTGTTCGCCGGTTACGAGCGGCTGGTCAACGCGATCCACAACGAGGACACCGTCGCCGCCTACCACAACGAGGGACGCAAGCTCGGCCGGCTGCTGTACGAGGGCCGCTGGCTCGACCCGCAGGGCCTGATGTTGCGAGAGTCGTTGCAGCGCTGGGTCGGATCGGCCATCACCGGCACCGTCACGCTCCGGTTGCGTCGGGGCAACGACTACACGATCCTCGACACCACCGGGCCGGCACTGTCCTACCACCCGGAGAAGCTGTCCATGGAGCGCGTCGCCGACGCCGCCTTCGGGCCGTCCGACCGCATCGGGCAGCTGACCATGCGCAACCTCGACATCGCCGACACCCGGGCCAAGCTCGAGCTGTACGCCGAACTCGGTCAGCTCGACGCGACGGAGACCCTGGTCGGCGCCCTGCGCCCCGGGGACGCCGCCGCCATCGCCAGCTTCGAGCCGACCGCCGCCGAGGCGGCCGCCATCGACCTGGCCAGCGAGGCCGCCGCCATGGAAGCCGGGACCGACTGA
- the argJ gene encoding bifunctional glutamate N-acetyltransferase/amino-acid acetyltransferase ArgJ, with amino-acid sequence MTVTAPAGFRAVGVAAGLKSTGALDLALVVNDGPEYEAAGVFTTNRVKAAPVRWCEEIIGRGRLAAVVLNSGGANACTGEAGFADTRATADHVAGLLGVAPDDIAVCSTGLIGEMLPMDRITAGIDAAHDELAVDGGAAAARAVMTTDSVPKTVSVTGPGFTVGGMAKGAGMLAPGLATMLVVLTTDAAVGSADLDTALRAATRVSFDRLDSDGAMSTNDTVLLLASGASGQRPPLEVLTAAVTRACKDLARQLMADAEGATKEIAIEVLHAASEDDAVEVGRSVARNNLVKTAFFGGDANWGRILAAVGTTTAAFDPDQLDVAINGVWICRGGARGEDRGLVDLSGRSVHVRIDLHAGIETATILTNDLSHAYVHENSAYST; translated from the coding sequence GTGACCGTCACCGCTCCCGCCGGGTTCCGCGCCGTCGGCGTCGCTGCCGGGCTCAAGTCCACCGGTGCCCTCGACCTCGCGCTCGTGGTCAACGACGGGCCCGAGTACGAGGCCGCCGGCGTGTTCACCACCAACCGGGTCAAGGCCGCGCCGGTGCGCTGGTGCGAGGAGATCATCGGTCGCGGCCGGCTCGCCGCCGTGGTGCTCAACTCCGGCGGTGCCAACGCCTGCACCGGCGAGGCCGGTTTCGCCGACACCCGAGCCACCGCCGACCACGTCGCCGGGCTGCTCGGCGTGGCGCCGGACGACATCGCCGTGTGTTCCACCGGTCTCATCGGTGAGATGCTGCCGATGGACCGGATCACCGCCGGCATCGACGCGGCCCACGACGAGCTCGCCGTCGACGGCGGCGCGGCCGCCGCGCGGGCCGTCATGACCACCGACAGCGTGCCCAAGACGGTGTCCGTCACGGGTCCCGGCTTCACCGTCGGCGGGATGGCCAAGGGCGCGGGCATGCTCGCGCCGGGCCTGGCCACCATGCTCGTCGTGCTCACCACCGACGCCGCCGTGGGCTCCGCGGATCTGGACACCGCGCTGCGCGCCGCCACCAGGGTCAGCTTCGACCGGCTCGACTCCGACGGCGCCATGAGCACCAACGACACCGTGCTGCTGCTGGCCTCCGGTGCCTCGGGGCAGCGGCCGCCGCTCGAGGTGCTGACCGCCGCGGTCACCCGGGCCTGCAAGGACCTCGCCCGGCAACTGATGGCCGACGCCGAGGGCGCCACCAAGGAGATCGCCATCGAGGTGCTGCACGCCGCCTCCGAGGACGACGCGGTCGAGGTGGGGCGCTCGGTGGCCCGGAACAACCTGGTGAAGACGGCGTTCTTCGGCGGTGACGCCAACTGGGGCCGCATCCTGGCCGCCGTGGGCACCACCACGGCCGCCTTCGACCCCGACCAGCTCGACGTGGCGATCAACGGTGTCTGGATCTGCCGGGGCGGTGCCCGTGGCGAGGACCGCGGTCTCGTCGACCTGTCCGGCCGCTCCGTCCACGTCCGGATCGATCTGCACGCCGGCATCGAGACCGCCACGATCCTGACCAACGACCTGTCGCACGCCTACGTGCACGAGAACTCGGCGTACTCGACATGA
- a CDS encoding arginine repressor, translated as MTAGTPATKAARLSRITQAIRSQRLHSQTELSAVLAGAGIEVTQATLSRDLDELGAMKVRGVDGGPPVYVIPEDGVPRPMPGGTDRLGRLLNELLLSYDASANLAVLRTPPGAAQFLASAIDRASLADVVGTIAGDDTILVVARDGLTGDEVGRRIAGLAD; from the coding sequence ATGACCGCCGGCACGCCGGCCACCAAGGCCGCCCGGTTGTCCCGGATCACCCAGGCCATCCGGTCCCAGCGGCTGCACTCGCAGACGGAGCTGTCGGCGGTGCTGGCCGGTGCGGGCATCGAGGTCACCCAGGCCACGCTGTCCCGCGACCTCGACGAGCTCGGGGCGATGAAGGTCCGCGGGGTCGACGGGGGCCCGCCGGTCTACGTCATCCCCGAGGACGGCGTCCCCCGTCCGATGCCCGGCGGCACCGACCGGCTGGGACGGCTGCTCAACGAGTTGCTGCTGTCCTACGACGCGTCGGCCAATCTCGCGGTGCTGCGGACCCCACCGGGGGCCGCGCAGTTCCTGGCCAGCGCCATCGACCGGGCCAGCCTCGCCGACGTGGTCGGCACCATCGCCGGTGACGACACGATCCTGGTGGTCGCCAGGGACGGTCTCACCGGCGACGAGGTCGGCCGCCGCATCGCCGGCCTCGCCGACTGA
- a CDS encoding acetylornithine transaminase: MSDPTTVADTGVPANDRDVSANDTAARRWSKALMDNFGVPPVELVSGTGAVVTDADGREYLDLLGGIAVNALGHAHPAIVEAVSRQIATLGHVSNFFTHPTVLALAEKLLDVSGFADPAVAGRVLFCNSGAEANEAAFKMARLTGRPRMIAAVGGFHGRTMGALALTGQPGKRAPFEPMPAGVDFVPYGDLAALDAAVDDSVAAVFLEPILGEGGVVPAPDGYLAAARRLTRDRGALLVVDEVQTGIGRTGAWFAFQHAGIVPDVVTLAKGLGGGLPIGAVLAAGPAARLLQPGQHGSTFAGNPVCAAAALAVLATVAADGLLDHAAALGKHIASGVEDLGHPLVAGVRGRGLLLGIVLRAPVAPAAAVAARGAGFIVNAPAADVLRLAPPLILTEAQADSFVRALPTILDALDTESSAS; this comes from the coding sequence ATGTCTGATCCGACCACCGTCGCCGACACCGGCGTCCCGGCGAACGACCGGGACGTCTCGGCCAACGACACCGCCGCCCGCCGCTGGTCGAAGGCGCTGATGGACAACTTCGGCGTCCCGCCGGTCGAGCTCGTCAGCGGTACCGGCGCGGTCGTCACCGACGCCGACGGCCGCGAGTACCTCGACCTGCTCGGTGGCATCGCGGTGAACGCCCTGGGCCACGCCCATCCGGCGATCGTCGAGGCCGTGTCCCGCCAGATCGCCACCCTGGGCCACGTCTCGAACTTCTTCACCCACCCGACGGTCCTCGCCCTGGCCGAGAAACTCCTCGACGTCAGCGGTTTCGCCGATCCCGCCGTCGCCGGCCGGGTGCTGTTCTGCAACTCCGGCGCCGAGGCCAACGAGGCCGCGTTCAAGATGGCGCGGCTCACCGGCCGGCCGCGGATGATCGCCGCCGTCGGTGGCTTCCACGGCCGCACGATGGGCGCGCTGGCCCTCACCGGGCAGCCCGGCAAACGTGCGCCGTTCGAGCCGATGCCGGCGGGGGTGGACTTCGTCCCGTACGGCGATCTCGCCGCCCTGGACGCTGCCGTCGACGACAGTGTGGCCGCCGTCTTCCTGGAGCCGATCCTGGGTGAGGGGGGCGTGGTCCCCGCCCCGGACGGGTACCTCGCGGCGGCCCGGCGGCTGACCCGTGACCGCGGCGCCCTGCTGGTGGTCGACGAGGTGCAGACCGGGATCGGCCGGACCGGCGCGTGGTTCGCCTTCCAGCACGCCGGCATCGTGCCCGACGTCGTCACGCTGGCCAAGGGTCTCGGTGGCGGGTTGCCGATCGGGGCGGTGCTCGCCGCCGGGCCGGCCGCTCGGCTGCTGCAGCCCGGCCAGCACGGCTCCACCTTCGCCGGCAATCCGGTCTGTGCGGCAGCGGCGCTGGCGGTACTGGCCACCGTCGCCGCCGACGGCCTGCTCGATCACGCGGCCGCCCTCGGCAAGCACATCGCCTCCGGCGTGGAGGATCTCGGTCACCCGTTGGTCGCCGGGGTCCGCGGCCGCGGACTGTTGCTCGGGATCGTCCTGCGCGCGCCGGTCGCGCCCGCCGCCGCCGTCGCCGCCCGCGGAGCCGGCTTCATCGTCAACGCCCCGGCGGCCGACGTGCTGCGGCTGGCCCCGCCGTTGATCCTCACCGAGGCGCAGGCCGACTCGTTCGTCCGCGCCCTTCCGACCATCCTCGACGCCCTCGACACCGAAAGCAGCGCCTCATGA
- the argC gene encoding N-acetyl-gamma-glutamyl-phosphate reductase, producing MTYRVAVAGASGYAGGELLRLLLGHPEVEIGALTAHASAGTLLGEHQPHLWPLADRVLVETTAAELAGHDAVFLALPHGHSAAIAAELGPETLVVDCGADHRLADPAAWETFYGGAHPGTWPYGMPELPGGREKLRGVARVAVPGCYPTAASLAMAPALVAGLVAPAVTVVAASGTSGAGRSLKTNLLGSEVMGSVSAYGVGGVHRHTPEMVQNLSAAAGTAVTVSFTPMLVPMSRGILATVTAPAVPGTTMEDLRAAYDKAYGDEPFVHLLPPGRWPQTKAVAGSNSVHLQVALDGAAGTVVVVAAVDNLTKGTAGAAVQSFNLALGLPETTGLSTIGLAP from the coding sequence ATGACGTATCGGGTGGCTGTGGCCGGAGCGAGTGGCTACGCGGGTGGCGAGCTGCTGCGTCTGCTCCTCGGGCACCCCGAGGTCGAGATCGGTGCACTCACCGCGCATGCCAGTGCCGGCACCCTGCTCGGCGAACACCAGCCGCACCTGTGGCCGCTGGCCGACCGCGTCCTCGTCGAGACCACCGCCGCCGAACTGGCCGGTCACGACGCGGTGTTCCTGGCCCTGCCGCACGGTCATTCCGCCGCCATCGCCGCCGAGCTCGGTCCGGAGACGCTCGTGGTGGACTGCGGTGCCGATCACCGGCTGGCCGATCCGGCCGCGTGGGAGACCTTCTACGGTGGTGCGCACCCCGGAACCTGGCCGTACGGCATGCCGGAACTCCCGGGAGGTCGCGAGAAGCTCCGCGGCGTCGCCCGTGTCGCGGTGCCCGGCTGCTATCCGACCGCCGCGTCACTGGCGATGGCCCCGGCGCTGGTCGCCGGTCTCGTCGCGCCCGCCGTCACCGTGGTCGCCGCCTCGGGCACGTCCGGTGCCGGCAGGTCGCTGAAGACCAATCTGCTGGGCAGTGAGGTGATGGGCTCGGTGTCGGCCTACGGGGTGGGTGGCGTGCACCGCCACACCCCCGAGATGGTCCAGAACCTGTCCGCCGCGGCGGGCACCGCCGTCACCGTCTCGTTCACCCCGATGCTGGTACCCATGAGCCGAGGCATCCTGGCCACGGTCACCGCGCCGGCGGTACCGGGCACCACAATGGAGGATCTCCGTGCCGCCTACGACAAGGCGTACGGCGACGAGCCTTTCGTGCACCTGCTGCCCCCCGGCAGGTGGCCGCAGACCAAGGCCGTCGCCGGTTCCAACAGCGTCCACCTGCAGGTCGCGCTGGACGGGGCCGCGGGCACCGTGGTCGTCGTCGCCGCGGTCGACAATCTGACCAAGGGCACCGCCGGCGCCGCCGTCCAGTCCTTCAACCTCGCGCTCGGGTTGCCCGAGACCACCGGACTCTCCACGATCGGACTCGCACCGTGA
- the argB gene encoding acetylglutamate kinase translates to MTDSAAIPGSTPDTPAARAAVLAATLPWLQRFRGRVVVVKYGGNAMTDDTLKAAFAADMVYLRAVGVYPVVVHGGGPQISAMLKRLGIAGEFAGGFRVTTPETMDVVRMVLVGQVGRELVNLINAHGPHAVGMSGEDASLFTAARRTVDVDGVATDIGLVGDVVAVNPAAVLDLIAAGRIPVVSTVAPDVDGVVHNVNADTAAAALAIALDAAKLVMLTDVEGLYAAWPDRGSLLSEVTTDELAAMLPTLESGMVPKMEGCLRAVRGGVAAAHVIDGRVPHAVLLDIVAEQGIGTTVVPTTPTGSTDV, encoded by the coding sequence ATGACCGACAGTGCAGCGATTCCCGGGTCGACCCCGGACACCCCCGCGGCAAGGGCGGCCGTGCTGGCGGCGACGCTGCCCTGGCTGCAGCGGTTCCGCGGCCGTGTCGTCGTGGTCAAGTACGGCGGCAACGCGATGACCGACGACACCCTCAAGGCGGCGTTCGCCGCCGACATGGTCTACCTGCGCGCGGTCGGGGTGTACCCGGTCGTCGTACACGGCGGGGGCCCACAGATCTCGGCGATGCTGAAGCGACTCGGGATCGCGGGCGAGTTCGCCGGTGGTTTCCGGGTCACCACCCCCGAGACGATGGACGTCGTCCGGATGGTGCTGGTCGGCCAGGTCGGCCGCGAACTGGTCAACCTGATCAACGCGCACGGCCCGCACGCGGTCGGGATGAGCGGTGAGGACGCCTCCCTGTTCACGGCCGCCCGCCGGACGGTCGACGTCGACGGGGTCGCCACCGACATCGGCCTGGTCGGCGACGTCGTCGCGGTGAACCCCGCGGCGGTGCTGGATCTCATCGCGGCCGGCCGGATCCCGGTGGTCTCCACCGTGGCGCCCGACGTCGACGGGGTGGTGCACAACGTGAACGCCGACACCGCGGCCGCGGCCCTGGCCATCGCGCTGGACGCTGCCAAACTCGTGATGCTGACCGACGTCGAAGGGCTGTACGCGGCCTGGCCCGACCGCGGTTCGCTGCTGTCGGAGGTCACGACCGACGAGCTGGCCGCGATGCTGCCGACCCTGGAGAGCGGCATGGTTCCCAAGATGGAGGGCTGCCTGCGTGCGGTCCGGGGCGGCGTCGCCGCCGCCCATGTCATCGACGGCCGGGTCCCGCACGCCGTACTGCTGGACATCGTGGCCGAGCAGGGCATCGGCACCACGGTGGTCCCGACGACGCCCACCGGGAGCACCGATGTCTGA
- a CDS encoding Lrp/AsnC family transcriptional regulator, giving the protein MQLLTSDQEAHAARVDEVDLRIMDELRADGRIGLNDLAVSLGVSRATTSKRLAALLDSGEVQVVGIVHPATLGIRSLAHVSISVDQPVRAVATALAGIEQVPFVSLASGAFPLIVEARTRDDRELAAVLERIRSIDGVTSTETLSYTELVVDVLRPTRVDDVELDRLDNLLLSLLQDDGRLSYTALGERAGVATGTARTRVLRLIDQGVVRIGALSKPGRQREYDVGIGVRVRGRTSTATDLLADLAGVRFLAATLGRYDVLATVRATSLSAAVGQLDQIRALRPVLHLDSWVHLETVKEVYRYPAVSMSGSSR; this is encoded by the coding sequence GTGCAATTGTTAACGTCAGATCAAGAAGCTCACGCAGCCCGGGTCGACGAGGTCGACCTCCGCATCATGGACGAGTTGCGAGCGGACGGGCGCATCGGGCTGAACGATCTCGCCGTCTCCCTCGGCGTCTCCCGGGCCACGACGTCCAAACGCCTCGCCGCCCTCCTGGACAGCGGTGAGGTGCAGGTGGTCGGCATCGTGCATCCCGCGACCCTGGGCATCAGATCGCTGGCCCACGTGTCGATCTCGGTCGACCAACCGGTCCGTGCGGTCGCGACGGCGCTGGCCGGGATCGAGCAGGTGCCGTTCGTGTCCCTGGCCAGTGGGGCGTTCCCGCTGATCGTGGAGGCGCGGACCCGCGACGACCGCGAGCTGGCGGCGGTGTTGGAGCGCATCCGGAGCATCGACGGGGTGACCTCGACCGAGACGTTGTCCTACACCGAGCTCGTGGTGGACGTCCTGCGCCCGACCCGGGTGGACGACGTCGAGCTGGACCGGCTCGACAACCTCCTGCTGTCCCTGCTCCAGGACGACGGACGGCTGTCCTACACCGCGCTGGGGGAGCGGGCCGGGGTGGCGACCGGTACGGCGCGGACCCGGGTGCTGCGGTTGATCGACCAGGGGGTGGTGCGGATCGGGGCGTTGTCCAAGCCGGGCCGCCAACGGGAGTACGACGTCGGCATCGGGGTGCGGGTCCGGGGTCGGACCTCCACCGCCACGGATCTGCTCGCCGACCTGGCGGGGGTGCGATTCCTGGCCGCCACGCTGGGCCGCTACGACGTCCTGGCCACCGTGCGGGCGACGTCGTTGTCGGCCGCGGTCGGTCAGCTCGACCAGATCCGCGCCCTCCGCCCGGTGCTGCACCTGGACAGTTGGGTGCACCTGGAGACGGTCAAGGAGGTCTACCGCTATCCGGCGGTGTCGATGAGTGGATCGTCGCGGTGA